Proteins co-encoded in one Mycobacterium mantenii genomic window:
- a CDS encoding MBL fold metallo-hydrolase, giving the protein MTALDDNYTGHVDPGTAARRTLPGATILKASVGPMDNNAYLITCSATGETLLIDAANDADVLIDLIRQHAPKVSLIVTSHQHFDHWQALEAVAAATGAPTAANEIDAEPLPVKPDRLLSGGDTVQIGELTFDVIHLRGHTPGSIALALDGPATGGVTQLFTGDCLFPGGVGKTWQPGDFAQLIEDVSTRVFDVYDDSTVIYPGHGDDTALGAERPHLGEWRERGW; this is encoded by the coding sequence ATGACTGCGTTGGACGACAACTACACCGGACACGTCGACCCCGGTACCGCGGCCCGCCGGACCCTACCCGGCGCCACGATCCTAAAGGCTTCGGTCGGCCCCATGGACAACAACGCATATCTGATCACTTGTTCCGCTACCGGGGAAACCCTGCTGATCGACGCCGCCAACGACGCGGACGTCCTGATCGACCTGATCCGGCAGCACGCGCCCAAGGTGTCGCTGATCGTGACCAGCCACCAGCACTTCGATCACTGGCAGGCGCTGGAGGCGGTGGCCGCCGCCACCGGCGCGCCGACCGCCGCCAACGAGATCGACGCGGAGCCGCTTCCGGTCAAACCGGACCGTTTGCTGTCCGGCGGTGACACCGTGCAGATCGGCGAGCTGACCTTCGACGTCATCCATTTGCGCGGGCACACCCCTGGATCGATCGCCCTGGCCCTGGACGGACCCGCGACCGGCGGGGTCACGCAGTTGTTCACCGGCGACTGCCTGTTCCCGGGCGGCGTCGGCAAGACTTGGCAACCCGGCGATTTCGCCCAGTTGATCGAGGATGTCAGCACCCGGGTGTTCGACGTGTATGACGATTCCACCGTCATCTATCCGGGGCACGGTGACGACACGGCGCTGGGCGCCGAGCGCCCCCACCTGGGCGAATGGCGCGAGCGGGGCTGGTAA
- a CDS encoding MFS transporter, which produces MTDAATITGGWRELLGARYLRTSILLAGGVALYATNEFLTTSLLPNTIAEIGGSRLYAWATTLYLVGSVVAATMVNPMLLRIGARASYLMGLAVFGIASLVCAAAPTMHVLIAGRAMQGVAGGLLAGLGYAVINSALPRWLWTRGSALVSAMWGVATVVGPTTGGLFAQFGIWRWAFVAMAVLTVLMALLVPVALARVNPTKGIPRMKVPVWSLLIIGVAALAVSVAQIPRNVVATFGLLALGIVLVGVFVVVDWRMHAAILPPSVFSSGPLKWIYLTMGVLMGAAMVNTYVPLFGQRLAHLTPIAAGFLGAALALGWTVSEIVSASLENPRTVGRVVMVAPLVAASGLALGAVARRGDGSGGTAALWAVALLVAGIGIGMAWPHLSARAMASVADPAEGGAASAAINTVQLTSAAIGAGLAGVVVNTATGGEGMAAHLLFTVFTALSAAGVAVSYAATRATWQAQAVGVGD; this is translated from the coding sequence GTGACCGACGCGGCGACTATCACCGGCGGCTGGCGTGAGCTGCTGGGCGCGAGGTATCTGAGGACTTCCATCCTGCTGGCCGGTGGGGTGGCGCTCTACGCCACGAATGAATTCCTGACCACCAGCTTGTTGCCCAACACCATTGCCGAAATCGGCGGCAGCCGGCTCTATGCGTGGGCGACGACCCTGTATCTGGTGGGGTCCGTGGTCGCGGCCACGATGGTCAATCCGATGCTGCTCCGCATCGGGGCGCGGGCGTCATATCTGATGGGACTCGCCGTCTTCGGCATCGCCAGCCTGGTTTGCGCTGCCGCGCCCACCATGCATGTTTTGATTGCTGGGCGGGCCATGCAGGGGGTGGCCGGGGGCTTGCTGGCCGGCCTGGGCTATGCGGTCATCAACTCCGCGCTGCCCCGCTGGTTGTGGACGCGGGGCTCGGCGCTGGTGTCGGCCATGTGGGGGGTCGCGACCGTGGTCGGGCCCACGACGGGCGGCCTGTTCGCGCAGTTCGGGATCTGGCGATGGGCTTTTGTCGCGATGGCCGTTCTGACCGTGCTGATGGCCTTGCTGGTTCCGGTCGCGCTGGCCCGCGTCAACCCGACCAAAGGCATCCCGAGGATGAAGGTGCCGGTGTGGTCGCTGCTGATCATCGGGGTGGCCGCGCTGGCAGTCAGCGTCGCGCAGATTCCGCGCAACGTCGTCGCCACGTTTGGGCTGCTCGCACTGGGCATCGTGCTGGTCGGCGTGTTCGTGGTCGTCGATTGGCGCATGCACGCGGCGATCTTGCCGCCGAGCGTGTTCTCGTCCGGGCCCCTGAAGTGGATCTACCTCACCATGGGCGTGCTGATGGGCGCCGCGATGGTGAACACCTACGTGCCGCTGTTCGGGCAGCGGTTGGCCCACCTGACGCCGATCGCGGCCGGTTTCCTGGGGGCGGCGCTCGCACTCGGCTGGACCGTCAGCGAGATCGTCAGCGCATCGCTGGAGAACCCGCGGACGGTCGGGCGGGTGGTCATGGTGGCGCCGCTGGTGGCCGCGTCAGGCCTGGCACTGGGTGCCGTGGCCAGGCGCGGTGACGGGTCGGGCGGGACCGCCGCGCTGTGGGCGGTGGCCCTGCTGGTCGCCGGGATCGGGATCGGGATGGCCTGGCCGCACCTGTCGGCCCGCGCGATGGCGTCCGTCGCCGACCCGGCCGAGGGCGGCGCCGCCTCCGCAGCGATCAACACCGTCCAGCTGACGTCCGCGGCAATCGGGGCCGGATTGGCCGGCGTCGTGGTCAACACCGCCACCGGCGGCGAGGGGATGGCAGCACACCTGCTGTTCACGGTGTTCACCGCATTGAGCGCCGCCGGTGTGGCGGTGTCTTACGCGGCGACGCGCGCCACCTGGCAGGCCCAGGCGGTCGGCGTTGGCGACTGA
- a CDS encoding Rv1355c family protein — protein MGYSYERHEASGAVILADHVAADRDVLERLRATPGIDFIDRLGPDAAGADEGLRWAYYPWRNAVARIVGPRAFNAARLDRNRHLITSAEQERLQRLHIGIVGLSSGHAIAYCLAAQGLCGALRLADGDTLELSNLNRVPAAVLDLGLNKAVVAARRIAELDPYLSLEVVTSEVTAELVDGFLDGLDVLIDQADSLDIKVLLREVARDRGIPVLMATSDRGLLDVERFDLQPQPSVMHGLLGDMDTTALGGLSTRDKLPYLLRLLDARHLSARGAASLVEVGQTLGGWPQLAADIWVGAAAVAEAVRRIGLGEPLRSGRVQIDIADALDGLVPPAPQDAQPPPADDAAGVTVADATKAGIAEVVASAAIRAPSGGNVQPWRVALDDNSIQLLLAAEDSATMDVEFRASAVALGAAMFNARVAAAAHGALGPVRFREDHPLTALHGEMVWGDGDDPELAQQYRAMLARQTNRHPGRAVAVPPAVADSLAATTAGAGARLRLITHRDQITTVSNILAEADRIRYLTPRLHTEMVSELRFPADPSPETGIDVRGLELDAGELAALELVRRPDVMAELARWDAGGVLGDVTRQRVTTSAALAVIAVAGSSLTDYARGGAALEAFWIAAERNGFGVHPVSPVFLYAHDDNDFQTLSPAYAGELKRLQKAFRACAGLGPGEHAILVLRLVSGPPPSVPARRRPLSASLRAER, from the coding sequence ATGGGTTACAGCTATGAGCGCCACGAGGCCAGCGGTGCAGTGATTCTCGCTGACCACGTCGCCGCGGACCGCGACGTACTGGAACGGCTCAGAGCGACCCCGGGCATCGACTTCATCGACCGGTTGGGCCCCGATGCCGCGGGCGCCGATGAGGGCTTGCGGTGGGCGTACTACCCGTGGCGCAACGCCGTCGCGCGGATCGTCGGCCCGCGGGCGTTCAATGCTGCCCGGCTCGACCGCAACCGGCACCTCATCACCTCCGCCGAGCAGGAACGGCTGCAACGTCTGCACATCGGCATCGTCGGGCTGAGTTCGGGTCACGCGATCGCGTACTGTCTGGCGGCGCAAGGTCTTTGCGGAGCGTTGCGGTTGGCCGACGGTGACACGCTCGAGCTGTCCAACCTGAATCGCGTCCCGGCCGCGGTGCTCGATCTCGGCCTCAACAAGGCCGTCGTCGCCGCACGCCGAATCGCGGAACTCGATCCGTATCTGAGCCTGGAGGTCGTCACCTCCGAGGTGACCGCCGAACTCGTCGACGGGTTCCTGGACGGTCTGGATGTGCTGATCGACCAAGCGGATTCGCTCGACATCAAGGTGTTGCTGCGCGAGGTGGCCCGCGACCGTGGTATCCCGGTGCTCATGGCCACCAGCGATCGGGGGCTGCTCGACGTCGAGCGCTTCGACCTGCAGCCACAACCGTCGGTGATGCACGGGTTGCTCGGGGACATGGACACGACGGCGCTGGGCGGGTTGTCGACCCGGGACAAGCTGCCATACCTGTTGCGTCTCCTGGACGCTCGGCATTTGTCCGCGCGCGGGGCGGCCTCGCTGGTCGAGGTCGGACAGACGTTGGGCGGGTGGCCCCAGCTCGCCGCCGACATCTGGGTGGGTGCGGCAGCCGTGGCCGAGGCGGTGCGCCGGATCGGACTGGGCGAGCCGCTGCGGTCCGGACGGGTTCAGATCGACATCGCGGATGCTCTCGACGGCCTCGTCCCGCCCGCCCCGCAGGATGCCCAGCCGCCCCCGGCTGATGATGCGGCCGGGGTAACCGTCGCGGACGCGACGAAGGCCGGGATCGCCGAAGTCGTTGCGAGTGCGGCGATTCGCGCACCGTCCGGCGGCAATGTCCAGCCTTGGCGGGTCGCCTTGGACGACAACTCGATTCAGCTGCTGCTGGCCGCCGAGGATTCGGCCACCATGGACGTCGAATTTCGGGCCAGCGCGGTCGCACTGGGCGCGGCCATGTTCAACGCGCGCGTCGCGGCGGCCGCGCACGGCGCGCTGGGCCCGGTCCGCTTTCGTGAAGACCACCCGCTCACCGCACTTCACGGTGAGATGGTGTGGGGTGATGGCGATGACCCCGAACTGGCGCAGCAATATCGGGCGATGCTGGCGCGGCAGACCAATCGTCACCCGGGCCGCGCCGTGGCGGTGCCACCGGCCGTCGCCGACAGCTTGGCGGCCACCACCGCCGGTGCGGGCGCGCGGCTGAGACTCATCACCCATCGTGACCAAATCACCACCGTCTCAAACATATTGGCCGAAGCCGACCGCATCCGTTATCTCACCCCCCGGCTGCACACGGAGATGGTGTCGGAGCTGCGTTTCCCGGCCGACCCCTCACCGGAGACGGGAATCGACGTCCGCGGCCTGGAATTGGATGCCGGTGAGTTGGCGGCCCTGGAACTGGTCCGGCGTCCCGACGTCATGGCCGAGTTGGCGCGCTGGGATGCCGGTGGAGTGCTGGGCGACGTCACCCGCCAACGGGTGACGACCAGCGCCGCGTTGGCGGTCATCGCCGTGGCGGGCTCCTCGCTCACCGATTACGCCCGCGGGGGCGCGGCGCTGGAGGCCTTCTGGATCGCCGCCGAACGGAACGGCTTTGGCGTGCATCCGGTGTCGCCGGTGTTCCTCTATGCGCACGACGACAACGACTTCCAGACCTTGTCACCCGCTTATGCCGGCGAGCTGAAGAGGCTGCAGAAGGCCTTTCGGGCGTGCGCCGGGCTCGGCCCCGGCGAACACGCGATCCTCGTGCTGCGCCTCGTTTCCGGCCCGCCGCCATCGGTGCCGGCGAGGCGCCGTCCGCTGAGCGCCAGTCTGCGCGCGGAAAGGTAG
- the uvrA gene encoding excinuclease ABC subunit UvrA — protein MADRLIIKGAREHNLRGVDLDLPRDALIVFTGLSGSGKSSLAFDTIFAEGQRRYVESLSAYARQFLGQMDKPDVDFIEGLSPAVSIDQKSTNRNPRSTVGTITEVYDYLRLLYARAGTPHCPICGERIARQTPQQIVDQVLAMPEGNRFLVLAPVVRTRKGEFADLFEKLNAQGYSRVRVDGVVHPLTDPPKLKKQEKHDIEVVVDRLTVKASAKQRLTDSVETALNLADGIVVLEFVDHEHDAHNREQRFSEKLACPNGHALAVDDLEPRSFSFNSPYGACPECSGLGIRKEVDPDLVVPDPERTLAEGAVAPWSTGHTAEYFIRMMAGLGDELGFDVDTPWRKLPAKARKAILEGSDHQVHVRYRNRYGRTRSYYADFEGVLAFLQRKMAQTESEQMKERYEGFMRDVPCPECEGTRLKPEILAVTLAAGGRGAMSIAEVCELSISDCADFLNGLTLGPREKAIAGQVLKEIQSRLGFLLDVGLEYLSLSRAAATLSGGEAQRIRLATQIGSGLVGVLYVLDEPSIGLHQRDNRRLIETLTRLRGLGNTLIVVEHDEDTIAHADWIVDIGPRAGEHGGEIVHSGTYAELLANENSITGAYLSGKESIEMPAKRRPVDKRRLTVVGAREHNLRGIDISFPLGVLTSVTGVSGSGKSTLVNDILAAVLANRLNGARQVPGRHTRVTGLDHLDKLVRVDQSPIGRTPRSNPATYTGVFDKIRTLFAATTEAKVRGYQPGRFSFNVKGGRCEACTGDGTIKIEMNFLPDVYVPCEVCHGARYNRETLEVHYKGKTISEVLDMSIEEAADFFEPITGIHRYLRTLVDVGLGYVRLGQPAPTLSGGEAQRVKLAAELQKRSTGRTIYILDEPTTGLHFDDIRKLLKVINGLVDKGNTVIVIEHNLDVIKTSDWIIDMGPEGGAEGGTVVAEGTPEDVAAVPESYTGKFLAEVIGRSPAASSAPRRSTRRRKATA, from the coding sequence GTGGCTGACCGTCTGATCATCAAGGGCGCCCGCGAGCACAACCTGCGCGGCGTCGATCTCGACTTGCCCCGCGACGCGCTGATCGTCTTCACCGGGCTGTCGGGTTCGGGTAAATCGTCGCTGGCCTTCGACACGATCTTCGCCGAGGGGCAGCGCCGCTACGTGGAGTCCCTGTCCGCCTACGCCCGCCAGTTCCTCGGGCAGATGGACAAGCCGGACGTCGACTTCATCGAGGGCCTGTCACCGGCGGTGTCCATCGACCAGAAGTCCACCAACCGCAACCCGCGATCGACCGTCGGCACCATTACCGAGGTGTACGACTACCTGCGGCTGCTCTACGCGCGGGCGGGCACGCCGCACTGCCCGATCTGTGGCGAGCGGATCGCCCGGCAGACCCCGCAGCAAATCGTCGATCAGGTGCTTGCGATGCCGGAGGGCAACCGGTTCCTGGTGCTCGCCCCGGTGGTGCGCACCCGCAAGGGCGAGTTCGCCGACCTTTTCGAGAAGCTCAACGCCCAGGGCTACAGCCGGGTGCGGGTCGACGGTGTCGTGCACCCGTTGACCGACCCGCCGAAGCTGAAAAAGCAGGAAAAGCACGACATCGAGGTGGTGGTCGACCGGTTGACGGTCAAGGCCTCCGCCAAGCAGCGGCTCACCGATTCGGTGGAGACCGCGCTGAACCTGGCCGACGGCATCGTGGTGCTCGAGTTCGTCGACCACGAACACGACGCGCACAACCGCGAGCAGCGGTTCTCCGAGAAGTTGGCCTGCCCCAACGGGCACGCGCTGGCGGTCGACGACTTGGAACCGCGGTCGTTCTCGTTCAACTCGCCCTACGGCGCCTGCCCCGAGTGCAGCGGCCTGGGCATCCGCAAGGAGGTCGACCCCGACCTGGTGGTGCCCGACCCCGAGCGCACCTTGGCCGAGGGCGCGGTGGCGCCGTGGTCGACGGGCCACACCGCGGAGTACTTCATCCGGATGATGGCCGGGCTCGGCGACGAGCTGGGCTTCGACGTCGACACGCCGTGGCGCAAGCTGCCGGCCAAGGCCCGCAAGGCGATTCTCGAGGGCTCCGACCACCAGGTGCATGTGCGGTACCGCAACCGGTACGGCCGAACCCGCTCCTACTACGCCGATTTCGAGGGCGTGCTGGCGTTCCTGCAGCGCAAGATGGCGCAGACCGAGTCCGAGCAGATGAAGGAACGCTACGAAGGGTTCATGCGCGACGTGCCCTGCCCGGAGTGTGAGGGCACCCGGCTCAAGCCGGAGATTCTGGCCGTGACGCTCGCCGCGGGCGGTCGGGGCGCGATGTCCATCGCCGAGGTCTGCGAATTGTCGATCTCGGACTGCGCGGACTTTCTGAACGGGCTCACCCTCGGCCCCCGCGAGAAGGCGATCGCCGGGCAGGTGCTCAAGGAAATCCAGTCGCGGCTCGGCTTTCTGCTCGACGTCGGGCTGGAGTATCTGTCGCTGTCCCGCGCCGCGGCCACGCTGTCCGGCGGTGAGGCGCAACGCATTCGGCTGGCCACCCAGATCGGGTCCGGTCTGGTCGGCGTGCTCTACGTGCTCGACGAGCCGTCCATCGGCCTGCATCAGCGAGACAACCGCCGGCTCATCGAAACCCTCACGCGGCTAAGGGGTTTGGGCAACACGCTGATTGTCGTCGAACACGACGAGGACACCATCGCGCACGCCGACTGGATCGTCGACATCGGCCCGCGCGCCGGTGAGCACGGGGGCGAGATCGTGCACAGCGGCACCTACGCCGAGCTGCTGGCGAATGAGAACTCGATCACCGGCGCCTACCTGTCTGGCAAGGAAAGCATCGAGATGCCGGCAAAGCGCCGTCCCGTCGACAAGCGGCGGCTGACCGTCGTCGGCGCCCGCGAGCACAACCTGCGCGGCATCGATATCTCGTTCCCGCTCGGCGTCCTCACGTCGGTGACCGGGGTGTCCGGATCCGGCAAATCGACATTGGTCAACGACATCCTGGCGGCGGTCCTGGCCAACCGGCTCAACGGCGCCCGCCAAGTCCCCGGCCGCCACACCCGGGTCACCGGGCTGGACCACCTGGACAAGCTGGTGCGGGTGGACCAATCACCGATCGGCCGCACGCCGCGGTCCAATCCGGCCACCTACACCGGGGTGTTCGACAAGATCCGCACCCTGTTTGCCGCCACCACTGAGGCCAAAGTGCGTGGCTATCAACCGGGCCGGTTCTCGTTCAACGTCAAGGGCGGCCGCTGCGAGGCGTGCACCGGCGACGGCACCATCAAGATCGAGATGAACTTCCTGCCCGACGTGTATGTGCCGTGCGAGGTCTGTCACGGCGCCCGCTACAACCGGGAAACCCTCGAGGTGCACTACAAGGGCAAAACCATCTCCGAGGTGCTGGACATGTCCATCGAGGAGGCGGCGGACTTCTTCGAGCCGATCACCGGCATCCACCGCTACCTGCGCACCCTGGTCGACGTGGGGCTGGGGTATGTGCGGCTCGGCCAGCCGGCGCCGACGCTGTCCGGTGGCGAGGCGCAGCGCGTCAAGCTGGCCGCGGAACTGCAGAAGCGCTCGACCGGGCGGACGATCTACATCCTCGACGAGCCCACCACTGGTTTGCATTTCGACGACATCCGCAAACTGCTGAAGGTGATCAACGGCCTTGTCGACAAAGGCAATACGGTCATCGTCATCGAACACAACCTGGACGTCATCAAGACCTCGGACTGGATCATCGACATGGGACCCGAAGGCGGCGCCGAGGGCGGAACCGTTGTCGCGGAAGGCACTCCGGAGGACGTCGCCGCGGTGCCGGAGAGCTACACCGGCAAATTCCTCGCCGAGGTGATCGGTCGTAGCCCGGCGGCATCCAGCGCGCCGCGACGATCCACCCGGCGGCGCAAAGCCACCGCCTGA
- a CDS encoding universal stress protein: protein MGAYRTVVVGTDGSDSSMRAVERAAQIAGPDTKLIVASAYLPQHEDARAADVLRDESYKVSGTAPIYAILRDAKDRAHAAGAKNIEERPIVGAPVDALVHLAEEEKADLLVVGNVGLSTIAGRLLGSVPANVSRRAKVDVLIVHTTN, encoded by the coding sequence ATGGGCGCCTATCGGACTGTGGTGGTAGGAACCGATGGCTCGGATTCGTCGATGCGCGCGGTGGAGAGGGCGGCGCAGATCGCCGGGCCGGACACCAAGCTGATCGTGGCATCGGCATACTTGCCCCAACACGAGGACGCCCGGGCCGCTGACGTCCTGCGGGACGAAAGCTACAAGGTTTCGGGCACCGCGCCGATTTACGCGATCCTGCGCGACGCCAAGGACCGCGCCCACGCCGCCGGCGCGAAGAACATCGAGGAGCGACCCATCGTCGGCGCTCCGGTCGACGCGCTGGTGCACCTCGCCGAGGAGGAGAAGGCCGATCTGCTCGTGGTCGGCAACGTCGGCCTGAGCACGATCGCGGGCCGGCTGCTCGGTTCGGTGCCGGCCAACGTCTCGCGCCGGGCCAAGGTCGACGTCCTGATCGTGCACACCACGAACTAG
- a CDS encoding mannosyltransferase encodes MCMPTLEPALKPRAGGVGAGTAPSRAPGRLLDPWAIAVFATIVSAAWACRPSLWFDEGATISASSSRTLPELWRLLGHIDAVHGAYYLLMHGWFALFPPTEFWSRFPSSLAVGAAAAGVTVFTRQFSTRPTAVCAGVIFAILPRTTWAGMEARPYAFVAAAAVWLTVLFVVTVRRNRRRGWVWYALGLMLSILLNLNLVLLLPVYGAMLPLLAPKGARRSPVLWWSGSSTVAVGAMTPFIVFAHNQVWQVNWIYPVSWHYAFDIILRQYFDHGVAFAIASGVLIIAAVVARLAGIPAPAGDVRRLSIIAAAWMVLPTALVVVYSAVVEPIYYPRYLIFTAPAMAVVLALCIVTLARRPWPIAGAVVLLAVAAVPNYLFVQRWPYAKEGWDYSQVADLISSHAAPGDCLMVDNTVPWRPGPIRALLATRPAAFRSLIDVERGAYGPKVGSLWDGHVAVWLTTAKINKCPAIWTITNKDNSLPDHQSGQSLPPGSAFGRAPAYRFPGYLGFHIVERWQFHYSQVVKSTR; translated from the coding sequence ATGTGCATGCCCACCCTCGAGCCCGCCCTCAAGCCACGCGCCGGGGGTGTCGGTGCCGGGACCGCGCCCAGCCGGGCGCCGGGCAGGTTGCTCGATCCGTGGGCCATCGCCGTGTTCGCCACCATAGTCAGCGCCGCCTGGGCCTGTCGGCCCTCGCTCTGGTTCGACGAAGGGGCGACGATATCGGCTTCCTCGAGCCGGACCTTGCCGGAGCTGTGGCGGTTGCTGGGCCACATCGATGCCGTCCACGGGGCGTATTACCTGCTGATGCACGGCTGGTTCGCGCTGTTCCCGCCCACCGAGTTCTGGTCGCGTTTCCCCAGTTCCCTGGCCGTCGGGGCCGCCGCGGCGGGGGTTACGGTGTTCACCAGGCAGTTCTCGACGCGGCCCACGGCGGTGTGCGCGGGCGTGATCTTCGCGATCCTGCCGCGCACGACCTGGGCGGGTATGGAGGCGCGACCCTACGCGTTCGTGGCGGCAGCAGCCGTCTGGCTGACGGTGTTGTTCGTTGTCACCGTCCGGCGTAACAGGCGGCGCGGGTGGGTTTGGTACGCGCTGGGATTGATGCTGTCGATACTGCTCAACCTCAACCTGGTGCTGTTGCTGCCGGTGTACGGCGCGATGCTGCCGCTGCTCGCCCCGAAGGGCGCCCGCAGATCGCCGGTGCTCTGGTGGTCGGGCAGCTCGACCGTCGCGGTCGGGGCCATGACGCCGTTCATCGTGTTTGCCCACAACCAGGTGTGGCAGGTCAACTGGATCTACCCCGTCAGCTGGCATTACGCGTTCGACATCATCCTGCGCCAGTACTTCGACCACGGCGTTGCCTTCGCGATCGCGAGCGGGGTCCTGATCATCGCGGCGGTGGTGGCCCGGCTGGCCGGCATTCCGGCTCCGGCCGGGGACGTGCGCCGGTTGTCGATCATCGCCGCGGCGTGGATGGTGCTTCCGACCGCCCTGGTCGTCGTGTATTCGGCCGTCGTCGAGCCCATCTACTACCCGCGCTACCTGATCTTCACCGCACCCGCGATGGCCGTCGTCCTGGCCCTCTGCATCGTGACGCTCGCCCGCCGACCGTGGCCCATCGCCGGCGCGGTCGTGCTGTTGGCCGTCGCCGCGGTGCCCAATTACCTGTTCGTCCAACGCTGGCCATATGCCAAGGAGGGTTGGGATTACAGCCAGGTCGCCGATCTGATCAGCAGCCACGCCGCCCCCGGCGACTGTCTCATGGTGGACAACACCGTGCCCTGGCGGCCCGGACCGATTCGTGCGCTACTGGCCACCCGCCCGGCGGCCTTCCGGTCGTTGATCGACGTCGAACGCGGCGCGTACGGCCCGAAGGTCGGATCGTTGTGGGACGGGCACGTCGCCGTGTGGCTCACGACGGCCAAAATCAACAAGTGCCCGGCGATCTGGACCATCACCAATAAAGACAACTCGCTGCCCGATCACCAATCGGGCCAATCGCTGCCGCCGGGAAGCGCATTCGGGCGCGCCCCGGCGTACCGATTCCCGGGCTACCTCGGCTTCCACATCGTCGAGCGTTGGCAGTTTCACTACTCGCAGGTCGTCAAGTCCACGCGCTGA